The Arabidopsis thaliana chromosome 5, partial sequence genomic interval TCAtaacttttttcattttttaataaaatatttacatttttagcaaaaaaaataaaaatgaagaagttgGTCGACATTTTATCAGTCATTTTAGGTTTTTGGTATTTGagtgttttaattatttacaGTCGATAATTAGATCATGGTTTCGTAAGTAATAATATACCGTAGTATTGTACGAACCCAGAACCTTGAACGTGTATGCGTGTGGAAACCTCAACACATGCACAAACATGCACACACCTAAATTGCGTTTAACATTACGATTTAAATGTGATTTTCTCAATTCGAATCCAATTTATGTATACCACCAAATTATTACGTAACAATCCGAATTCTAATTCTTGAATGACTAACACagatgaatgaaaaaaaaataaaaaaaatagatgaatGAAATCCATATTCCGTAGTGGAGCAAtaatgtttataaatatatcattttctaaTCTCTTCAGCTTAATTAGCTTAGAGCTGTAATACCCACCTacaatcatatattcatataaatttatgttaaagttatatttattctttaaatttcACATATAAGTATATTATTAAGTGATTTGATTGTGAATTATCATCACATTTGGTTGCCATGAATAAGATCGTGACgaaagaacaacaaaagaaattgtgTCTTCATCTGGAAATAAgtaaacaaagacaaaaatatcTCTGTCGTCTTTTATCATCAGTGTGTTATTGtgctaaaaaaaagttatctttGATTCGAATATGATAGAGACCCAAAGgagtatataattataaatcatttttattccTATATATAGTCCGAATCTATCTTATGTTCActaatatttgattaatttaaaCCACGAAATCAATGtatttctttcacaaattaaTGAGGTAGAACGGATGCATTTGCATTTATATTCAGTAGGAACCTTATTTCGAAAAGCGCAAAGAATTTAATATAATGAATTAACTCACTTTCAAttggttataaaataaaaatttagtacttttttcttttcttttttttgccaatTTCTTATCTCCATACGTTCTTAATcagaaataattaaatattattagtcAGAACCTACAACGGATCACAAAATTGTTATACTTATATCAAAAAGATTTGAATGATATATCACTTCTCACTTCTGAAACGCAATTCGATGAAGTGATACTATTCATAAAATTTCATGTTAAATGATAAAAGTTAAAAcgatttttcaatttttcgcacattttaaaattacatctaaaattattaactttttcaataatattttattgtttatttgaGAGTGGAAAGTAAAATGAGGAAGTGGCAGAGGAACAGAGCCATGTAGGAGCCACACGAACATGTGCTTTGTGGTAACAGTCAGCTACTACATGTTGCAGCCGTACCACCATAATATATTAGTTAATGGATTAACTCTTTTAATAATCCTCTCTTATTGCTTAGTAAGTTAGTTTACAAAAGCAAACGATCTTTTTAAAGTCTAATAatcccaaaataaaagaaaaacaaatattgacaAAATCCTAACCTAATCAACATCAGTCTCTTGTTTTAATGTTAATTTCAACTTGGCAGTTCTTATCTATCCCAATCTCATATggtttattatcattttttttttttgtctttttatcaCTATGGTGTATTGTATCTAGATTGAATTAGATTCTTGAAATGATGTAATTGTAAGAATATCTAACGTCAAGAACTTTGggattaaatttaaatttataggAAAGAATGGACTTAAGTAAGGAGATAATATTTGCAGCTATATATTTGACAATGGATCATGTCatcatacatttttttgtcaactcttaaaatcttaattcaagaaatgtttttttttttcttttgttttaatctgTTTTTGTCAATATTAAAACCCTATTTTGTACACCAGGGTCATTTTCATTGagtaaaattcttaaaaacttcaaaagtttATGTTGTTGGCAAAGGAAATACGTAAGCGTGTAATATGTACAGTTGGAATAGTGTTTTtgctaaaaagaaaagaaccatATGATTGAAACAAtggaatatataaaaagacatgtgataaaataaaatacaaaaatagtCAAGAACAGTTTAATGGATTTTCCTTGCAAGTCGTCATGCTCATGAACCTGTTTTAATTGCATgcttacatataaaaataattaactcaaaactcaaataagatcaaacaaaatatcaaacttttgatACAAATTTAACTGTCTTATAtccttgacaaaaaaaaaaaaaaaaaaaaatttaactgTCTTATATCTTGGTTCTTAATCCCTTGTGAATAACCATAATTAGTTGCTAGAAACACCTTGCAAATTTCATAATCAAAGTGATTCCTAATTTATGTGCGAACAGAATATTAATAGTTGTAAGCAATGCAAAAACAATACCAAAACGATTATTCTTGAtgaaaagatggaaaaaagCTAAGCACAACTAATGttcaaatttctaaaattagtTAGGCAGTAATCTGGCATTTAAACATGGTGTAATACCTAGTAAGCCAATCAGAGATTaattggaattttgtttttcccgTATTCTCgtttttattgtaattttacCACTTCTAGCcatttataaatattcaaaattaaaaaaaaaaaatatcttgtaggactttattttttttggagttttaAAGTTCACTGATAATTTAACCAATTTagccaaaattaaaatatttgaatgttttgataaatttttaacatttcGTTTTCCAAACATGTAAATTTGAAATCGATACATTTACAAGATTAGCACAAACCATTATGCTAAAGTTTTAGTCGGtgcaacatatataaatatgaaaaaataaactattgaATATATACACAACAAAAGACAATTTCTCTATTATtatgttgagaaaaaaatctttttagaTTAAATAATAGTAATGGCTTTATGGGCTTTTTACTCTATCGTGTCCACAGTACCCCcaactaaacaaaaagaaattgttaaagagctctctctctctctctttcataaAAAGGCAAGAGGAGAGCCAAGTACCAAACTTTTTCCTTCAGGGTTTTCCTCTCAAAATCCCAACTTGGcctctgtttttgctttcttttatgttctcttcttctctaaaaaCCATCTCATACTTCCAAGAATTTCTCTCACAAAGACCAAGAACTCAAAATGTATCAAGATTCTGGATTAATGCTCCGTTACATGCAAAACTGTCCCCCAGATATTCAACAATTCGAAGACCTCTTCAAATCATACAAACTCTCCGATGAAATGGTCTCacttttctttcaattctgtttttttcaattcATTACATTTGATTAcagatctttcttctttttctttacttgagattggttttcaatttttaaacactttgttttggttaaagattctgataggttttttttttgtcttttgatgtAACTAGTCTTCTTTGTTCctctttttcttggtttacGAAGTTAAAATTTGTCCACTAGTGAAGTGGTTTTTGTGGTGTTTAAGTGTTAAGTagctaacttttttttttctggtgaAATTTTTGTAGCCACTTGATGAGATATTTTGGTTCCGCTGACATGAGCAAAATGTGTTTTTGGCTGCTGAGAAAGTTgagtaagaaaaaattaggttttttcAAAGGAATAAAAACGGAATCTTTTTTCTGCTGCAAAAAgccaaaattttcttttccattgaAAAAAGGAGTTTTCTTGGGACACCAAAGaaagtctctcttttttgtttgtgggttttgattttgataatgGGAATTTGCTCCTTTTTCACATGAGATTCCGTGTTCTTCAAGACTTGTTCTGTTCTGATTTATAAAACTATAGAattggttttgtgttatttaattggctctttcttctcaaaaatCAATACTCcactaaagaaagaagaagattcttttttctcttaccCTTTTTGAACGAATCCACTCAACAAAAAGATCTATGTTTCACTGTCTGAATGTCTCTAACTATGTTCTGTCTTGTGTGGTCACTGATTCGATGTTACTTATGATTGTCCTTTTTTTTGCAGAACAACACTTTTGTTGAGTCATCAAACATATCTGAGTATGAtattggagaagaaagtgatCTTTTTAGAGCTCCTGATCCAATTCTTGAAGAACCAATCTTAACCGTTGATCCACTCTCTGCTGCTTTGACTATGATCTCTTGTGGTGAAGACACTTCACAAGGTCTTTGTGAGCTTCCTGATCTTGGTTCATTGCAGAGTGGTCAACAGCTTCTTGACAAAGCTTTTTATGAATGTGAGCAAGATCTTATGATGAAATCAGCTATGGAGTCTCCATTCTCTGATGTTTTAGACATCAAGAACATCTCTGTTGTGACGACAATCAATGAGAACCAGGATATGCAAAAGAGTGTTAGCTCGGGGAATTTGAGCTCTATGGATTGGTCACATGCACAACAAGAGACTGTAATGATTCAGAATTTTCCTGATTTCGATTTTGGTTATGGAATGCGAAGAGCCTTTAGTGAAGGCGACATACAGGTTTGGCAAAACATTGATGTGAAACTTTGTTAGCTAAATCATCAAGAATTTGAATAAGTTGTATCCTTTCTAGACTCttgatatgaatatgattgTTGATTTGagtctcttttgtttttgataagcAGAAACTTGGGGCAGGTCTTGTTCAATCTCCACTAGATAGGATTATTGTGAGCTGCACTTCAGAAGATCGCCGTGAGAAGCTTTCTCGatacaagaacaagaagagcaGGCGAAATTTCGGGCGTAAGATTAAGGTATACAAGCAAAACACTTGAAGTCATTTTAGCTCAAAAACAAGCACTTGAAGATCCTCTAaatgttgtttggtttggtttcagtATGCTTGCAGGAAAGCTCTTGCAGATAGCCAACCGAGAGTCCGAGGAAGGTTTGCGAAAACAGAGGAGAGGAAATAGAATGGTTCAAGAAAAGGGCTCAAAGGAAGGAGACTaagcaaaaggaagaaacatgAAGAATAAGGAGATAAAGCCCATCTCATTAGaaactagttttgttttatatatctatgtataaactttaaaatcttataagcATCCAATTagttttttgtatataaaggGTTTCTCTAAATAAGCTTTAAGTAAAGAAATTGTAGCTAAAGAAAGTTTGTATTATTGTAGTTTAAAGAAGTAATGTATCAGTGGGTGAGAGATGTATATACATAATCTATAATtctacatatttttataaatcatgtGATGTTTCTTTGCTTGTAAGCATTGCAACAAGTTAGATTTCAATCTTCTTTGACAGGTTTCACATattgtattttcattttacatttttcatctttttgacGCTATACTAATAGTTCTCAATGTTAACGCTAGCAATCAATAAAAGTATTTGGATGCTGAAATATCATGTCATGTCATATCATTGCTGGTTTGTCCctaatgattttgtttctatgatTGGCTATGTAGCCAACCATAGGACGTCATGTAGAACGAAGGCAATACATTCACCAAGTAAAGAATTGTGCTATCCTAGCTTCTGATCAAACCCGTTTCTCGACATTCATCCTTAGAGTAACCAGTTCGGTCCTATACAGAtgaatttaccaaaaaatgcTGCCTTACGGTAACAATACGCGTCTCTCGAACTTCGATCTTCTTATGATCCCCTCAGCTCGAAGGTATGGACAAATGATAGCACCCGACCCCGGGTCGAAAGATCACTAAATGATACTAACACCCGGTTTGAAGTTCCGTAAACCTCGATAATTACTGAGATTATGAAATTTCTATTAGTAAAACACCATTGATGTCAAATTCTACAAAAGAGAGTTTCATCTTTCATGTATGTGTGTGGAAGATGAATGGAAAATGTTTGTCTTTGCTCAAATTTCTTCTCTACTCAtagttcatcttcttcttgttttattaaCAAGTTGCACATGTTTCTTGTTCGATAACCACTTTTAGCAATATTTTTCGTGTAACTGTTTTTGAGTACTTTTACTTGATTTATTAGATAACAATTGCAGTGAACACATTGACACATCAATTTCACCTTTCAAAAAAGGCATTCTTTTGGTGCTTTCAAACCACTCTTACGTTTTCTTTGTACGGAATTGATTCGATTGtattacattttatttctctctcaGATTCAAATCCCAGAAGTTCTTTTAATCAAGTCAAGGACTTCcaacgaaaaacaaaaaatgaatctgtgcctaccaaaaaaaagttgacttcTTTTCACaattatattaagaaaacgagaattaactttaaaatcaagtgaatgaaataaataagaaacacaaaacagCTCGCGTGTACAGTGTCGTAATCGTACCATGTAACTAACTTTCCAGTTCCATGGTTCTTGGAGCTTTATTATTACCTTCAAAATAACAGAAACACAGTTTGATTTTGAACTtgaacgaaacaaaaaaaaacatgaagagAATTTGTCTAAACGGTACAAAACCAGAAGACAataagaaaacgaagaaggaagaaaaacattGGCGCAAGTTAGCCAATTCTCCGGTAATGTGCACACGTCCGATAACGAAACcaatcttttttaatttcattttccttctctctcaCTTCTCATCGtcgttcttctctctctcttaataCTACTCTCTGTcacgctctctctctctctctaaaaatTCCGTTCACCGaagcaaccaaaaaaaaaaaaaaaaaatcgtctttcggattaaacaaaattcagctttctgtttttttttttccttatccAAATCGAAAAACAAAGTACgcattgtgtttttatttttctgggtttcttataatttaaaacagagagagcgataacaaaacataaaagtaaGGATTTGTCCGAAACagatctctctgtctctgttcttttctgtttttgggtaaatttttttccaaaagaaCGAAACTTTCTTCTACAATTCTACCACTTCGATAGTGGGTCAAACCCAACGGAGGATCATCTGGTTTTATGTTCGTGGAACTTTTTTCGAGAATTGGGGAACGATTAGGGTTTGTGGAATTTGAAAAAGGTTCGTTTTTGTAGTTGGATTTGGTAATTCGATATGATAATCAAACgaaagttgaaaactttgaaaCGATGTAATTCGactaatgaagaagatgatatagttcggaagaagagaaaggtcAACCTCAATGGTGGTGGTAGTGGTGGTGATTACTATTACCCTCTTAATCTTCTTGGAGAGATTGGTGCTGGGATTGTTCCTGGTAAGAAtggattctctgtttctttgtgtAAGCAAGTTTCGTGTTCTCCTAAAGTTgaggtggtggaggaagaagaggaggaggaggagataaAGTCAACGAGATTAGTTTCACGGCCACCGCTTGTGAAGACATCTAGAGGAAGAGTTCAGGTGCTTCCTTCACGGTTTAATGACTCGGTTATCGAGAATTGGAGGAAAGATAATAAAAGTAGTGGCGAAGAACGCgaggaagagattgaagaagaagcatgcAGGAAGGAGAAAGTCAAAGTTAGTAGTAATCATAGTTTGAAGATTAAGCAACAGGAAACTAAATTTACTCCTAGGAACTATAAGTATAGTAGTAGTAGTGCATTGTGTGGAGAGATAGATGATGAGGATAAATGTGAAGAGATTGTTAGATATGGTAATAGCTttgagatgaagaagcagCGTTATGTAGATGATGAGCCTCGTCCTAAGAAAGAAGGTGTTTATGGGCCAGAGGATTTTTATTCTGGTGATTTGGTTTGGGGTAAATCCGGGAGGAATGAGCCGTTTTGGCCGGCTATTGTTATTGATCCAATGACGCAAGCGCCTGAGCTTGTTTTGCGTTCTTGTATACCTGATGCAGCTTGTGTTATGTTCTTTGGTCACTCTGGGACAGAGAATGAAAGGGTATGTTTGTAAAATTGTGTTCTTGTGTGATTCTGAAAGCTGTTTGTTGGAGTATTGACTGTAGCTAACTTGATTACGTAAGCAGGATTATGCATGGGTTAGGAGAGGGATGATTTTCCCATTTGTGGATTATGTAGAGAGGTGAGTCGATCGTAGAGTCTTACggaataattgtttttgatttatatGTGGATGTTTTGCTTAATGGTTTGTTGTTATTTAGGTTACAAGAACAGTCTGAACTGCGTGGATGCAACCCTAGGGATTTTCAGATGGcacttgaagaagctcttTTGGCAGACCAAGGGTTTACAGAAAAGCTGATGCAGGATATTCACATGGCCGCTGGTAACCAGacttttgatgattctgtCTACAGATGGGTTGAAGAAGCTGCAGGCTCGAGCCAATATCTTGATCACGTTGCTCCAAGCCAGGCAAGTTTCTCTTTGCTTGGGGTTTCCTTTTCGAGCATGTGTACAGTCTATTCCTTTATAATTATAGAAtctaagtttatatattttcaggACATGAAGAAATACAGAAATCCAAGAGCCTGTGTAGGATGTGGAATGGTCCTTTCTTTTAAGATGGCACAGAAAATGAAAGCTCTGATTCCCGGAGATCAATTATTGTGTCAACCTTGTTCAAAGGTAAGTTAAGTTTTTGCTATGCTCCTTCTGGTTCAGTTTCAATTCGACGAAGTCAACTAATTTTATCATTGCAGCTGACAAAACCGAAACACGTTTGTGGGATATGCAAGAGGATATGGAATCATTTGGATAGTCAGAGCTGGGTAAAAAGACATACaatttatgttatatatttgtagtGTAGAATCAGCTAATGTGTTCTGACAATTTTACCGTTTGATTACGTATTGTGAATCAGGTGCGTTGTGATGGGTGTAAAGTCTGGATTCACTCAGCGTGTGATCAAATATCACATAAGCATTTTAAGGTACATGTTCATGTTGCTCTTTGTCAAATTTATCATTCCCAATTACTTTCATGTATTGAGATCAATTTCATTTGTTATCTGAAGGATTTGGGGGAAACAGATTACTATTGTCCCACATGcagaacaaaatttgattttgagctATCAGATTCAGAAAAACCAGACTCAAAATCCAAGTAGATTTTCTTTCCTCCAACTGTTATTGTTTATTCTTACTAACAATTGAATTGTGAATATCAAATTCTAAATTTGAGAGTTTTCTTATAGACTTGGCAAAAACAATGCCCCGATGGTGCTTCCTGATAAAGTTATTGTTGTATGCTCTGGAGTTGAAGGCATATATTTTCCAAGCCTTCATTTGTAAGCTGTCACCATGTGATCACTATTTCACATTGTCTTAACTTTTCCTGCCTACTAATTACTCTAGAACTGGCCAAAGCAAAGAcctttttgattgattgatagaGTTTTCTTACTTCGTTTGGTTTATCTACAGAGTCGTATGTAAGTGTGGATCTTGTGGACCTGAAAGGAAAGCACTTAGTGAATGGGAGAGGCATACTggttcaaaagcaaaaaattgGAGAACTAGTGTTAAAGTTAAAAGCTCCAAGCTGCCTCTAGAAGAATGGGTTTGTAcaaattttcttgtttcctcTTTAGGAATATGATCTCATTCTTATAAATTTCTCCCATCAgttacaaaaatttgaatgGTCCTTGACACTGTAGATGATGAAATTAGCAGAGTTCCACGCAAATGCTACTGCAGCAAAACCTCCTAAACGACCTTCTATAAAGCAGAGAAAGCAAAGGTTACTTTCCTTTCTTAGAGGTATTAAGCAATTCGGATCTCAGAACTTATCCAAAACTTTCTGCTGCGTTTTGCGCTGCTTATACTggagtgttttttttcattattggCAGAAAAGTATGAGCCGGTCAACGTGAAATGGACAACCGAGCGATGTGCAGTTTGCAGATGGGTGGAAGATTGGGACTACAACAAGATCATTATCTGCAACAGGTGATGTTCTAAACTGTGTAGTTTCTCTTAAACTTTTTGACAAATCTAAGATTCTGATTGAAAAGCATTATTTCGTCATAGAGTAAACCTTTGTGATAGCTTGATTTGATGTTTCGATTATCTTCAATCTTTGGATCACCAGACAGTTCTTATTATATTGAAGTTTCTTGCTATTattattcagaaaaaaaaaacgagaaaataTCTGACTTGTGAAGCATATTTGGTATCATTGAATTTTAAGTCTTCTGTTCCTTTTCTCCTCAGATGTCAAATAGCAGTTCATCAGGAATGCTATGGGACGAGAAACGTTCGTGACTTCACATCATGGGTCTGCAAAGCCTGCGAGACACCTGAGATCAAACGAGAGTGTTGCCTCTGTCCTGTAAAAGGTAtgtcttttgttgtgtttcttATTTGGTGAAGCATATTTAACATAGTCTTgtcttattttattaacaactACTGCAGTCAGTAAAAAGTGTTCTTCACCGTAgtgattgatttttcttgtgGCACCTAGAGCTTATTAGCTATCCTTTCCCCTCAGATCTTATAGTTTTACCGAGAAATTTTGCATTGTTGCCCATCAACTAAATTTGCCAATTTTTGTGTACTGATAAATAGGAGGTGCATTAAAGCCAACTGATGTGGAGACACTGTGGGTTCACGTGACATGTGCTTGGTTTCAGCCTGAAGTATGTTTTGcaagtgaagaaaaaatggaaccAGCTTTGGGGATTTTGAGTATTCCATCAAGTAATTTTGTGAAGGTACATACCTGATTCCTGGATATCATATTCGGCCTATCGTGATAATAAGATTAGCTCCTGCAGTTACTTGTTTCTAACCTTTTGGGAAGTTTCACTATGTGCAAAACTAAAAAGCCAGAAACCTTATcctgtttttgatatattccAGATTTGTGTAATATGCAAGCAAATACATGGCTCATGCACTCAGTGTTGCAAGTGCTCTACGTATTATCATGCCATGTGTGCTTCCCGAGCTGGGTATAGAATGGAGGTAAGTCATATTATTTCTGATTTATCCCGTTCCATAATAAGTTCTTCATTTGACCAGTACTAAATCAAAGAGCTGTAACATTTGGTAACATATGCATTTTTCGAATGTAGTTGCACTGCTTGGAGAAAAATGGTCGACAGATAACAAAGATGGTGTCGTATTGTTCTTATCACAGGTAAATGTTCTCAAAACCTTGTTTGCAAAATCATTTCCATCTGATTTTGGGTAATGAATTTGTTCTCTGTTGTTTTTGGTGTAGGGCTCCGAATCCAGATACTGTGTTAATTATACAGACGCCTTCAGGGGTCTTTTCTGCGAAAAGTCttgttcaaaataaaaagaaatctgGTACGAGGCTTATTTTAGCaaacagagaagaaattgaagagtCTGCCGCAGAGGATACCATACCAATTGATCCATTTTCTTCTGCTCGTTGTCGACTATATAAAAGAACGGTTAATAGCAAGAAGGTATCTTTGTTGAATTTTCACAAACTCTGTATGCATAGGTTTAAATCCTTTTTTGCTTAGAAGACTGATCCATTATGTGGGTGTTTGTGATTTTTAGAGGACGAAAGAAGAAGGTATTCCTCACTACACAGGAGGACTACGTCATCATCCATCCGCAGCGATCCAAACTTTGAACGCATTCAGggtaaaaaataatctttctGTAGTGCCAATATGCATAATGCACCTGGAATAGGCAACTTGGGACTGAGTCATTTTGTTGAATATAATTTGTAGCATGTGGCAGAAGAACCCAAATCATTTTCCTCGTTCAGGGAACGGCTTCACCACTTGCAGGTAAGCATTCCTCGCATATCTGAAGGAGACTGTACTATATAGTTGTATCTTGTTGTAATAACATCTGACAAGTTTCATGTGTTGTGACAGAGGACAGAAATGGAACGGGTCTGCTTTGGTCGATCTGGTATACATGGATGGGGCCTTTTTGCGAGAAGAAATATTCAAGAAGGAGAAATGGTAAGCAGAGCCATCAGAACATACTTCttccaagaaagaaaatctaCGGCATTTCCTCTGTTGTGTTGACGAATATTGAAATGTAATTTCTTTCCAGGTTCTTGAATACCGTGGGGAACAAGTGAGAGGAATCATTGCAGACTTAAGGGAAGCAAGATATCGAAGAGAAGGGAAGGATTGCTACGTGAGTTGAAAGCGATATATCCCTTGTGGCAGTCTTAACATGTGTGCATAGAGTTCTAAaactttattgttttaaatttgttgcAGCTGTTTAAGATCAGTGAGGAAGTAGTGGTGGATGCGACAGAGAAAGGGAATATTGCTCGACTAATAAACCATTCGGTAAGCAACCCATCAAGTATATAAATAAGTTGAGTGATTACCAACAGATTAGAGTCTTGAGTCCTATACCTAAATGGTGTGTTGTGTGATGCAGTGTATGCCAAATTGCTATGCAAGGATTATGAGTGTAGGAGATGACGAAAGTCGGATTGTTCTGATTGCCAAGACCACTGTAGCTTCCTGCGAGGAGTTAACGTATACACATCACTCTCTTGAACATAATTCAAGTATCACCCTTTGATTCACTGAATATGACATGGCTGTGTGTGTTTTTGCAGATACGATTACTTGTTTGATCCAGATGAACCTGATGAATTCAAGGTGCCGTGTCTATGTAAATCCCCCAACTGCAGGAAATTCATGAATTAGAGAGTTTTATGTAGATGATCTTAcacataagaagaagaagaagccgaGTATCGTTTTGTCCTCGATGACTACTAACTCAAGAACCCGTTGCTCTCCACACTTGAATAGGAAGCTTATGGAGTTTAAAGCTGATGAAACTTCTGAATAAGACACTTCTTCAAAGCTCCAAGGCGTTTATTTTGTAGGTAATAGGACTAGTTGTAGCTAAGCCCTTTTTCACATTTAGCATTTCTGTATAGCTAATTTTCAGACCTTATCCATTTTCGGGTTTCAAATTACTCAAAAGAtcagaaaagcaaaaaagaaagacaatgcaaatcatttttggtttctataatgtttattttcttttattatttctttcgGTACGAAATGAGTGAAGATGGCACAAAAGGAACATGAGAAGAATATGAAGCAATGgattttgagaaagagaaaaaaatgcaTTGGAAGTAAAAtgatttagaaagaaaaaaaacaaaacagaaatgaaatggaATTATAGAAATGTCTTAATGTGTACTTTGGGGTGAATGATGTATCCGACTTATTACTGACTCATCAGATTCATGAACTAATGGTTCGGTTACCTTCGGAGATACATCCCCAACAACTACACTTCCATctccatcaccatcatcagcTTCAGCTTCCTCACCATCATTAGctcccttcttctcttctgcttcttccatGTTCTCATCTTCAGATAAATCTTTCCGCTCATCAACATCCATAGCCTCGAGAGTCGGTGGTGCTACTGTCAAGGTAACTGCATCACCTTCTGGAACACCATCATGCTCAGGAGCTGTCTCCATTGTTTGGTCTACACCAGCTCCATCATCTAGCTTAGCCTCTTGCTCATCACCTTCAATGTGGTCTAAAGCCACAGCTTCCTCAGAACCTTCAATGTGATCTGAAGCCATAGCTTCCTCAGAACCTTCAATGTGATCTGACGACACAGCATTTAGAGCCTCAGGTGAATTGTCTGGATTGGGAGACGAAGATCCTTCATCTCGTGTTTCTGTCTCCATTTTGGCACCAGCATTTGACGACACTTTTTGCAGTTCCTTTTGGGATGTGTCTGAATCTGATACATCCGCAATTTTCATATCTGTTG includes:
- a CDS encoding CCT motif family protein (CCT motif family protein; FUNCTIONS IN: molecular_function unknown; INVOLVED IN: biological_process unknown; LOCATED IN: cellular_component unknown; EXPRESSED IN: 23 plant structures; EXPRESSED DURING: 13 growth stages; CONTAINS InterPro DOMAIN/s: CCT domain (InterPro:IPR010402); BEST Arabidopsis thaliana protein match is: CCT motif family protein (TAIR:AT4G27900.2); Has 30201 Blast hits to 17322 proteins in 780 species: Archae - 12; Bacteria - 1396; Metazoa - 17338; Fungi - 3422; Plants - 5037; Viruses - 0; Other Eukaryotes - 2996 (source: NCBI BLink).); protein product: MYQDSGLMLRYMQNCPPDIQQFEDLFKSYKLSDEMNNTFVESSNISEYDIGEESDLFRAPDPILEEPILTVDPLSAALTMISCGEDTSQGLCELPDLGSLQSGQQLLDKAFYECEQDLMMKSAMESPFSDVLDIKNISVVTTINENQDMQKSVSSGNLSSMDWSHAQQETVMIQNFPDFDFGYGMRRAFSEGDIQKLGAGLVQSPLDRIIVSCTSEDRREKLSRYKNKKSRRNFGRKIKYACRKALADSQPRVRGRFAKTEERK
- a CDS encoding CCT motif family protein (CCT motif family protein; FUNCTIONS IN: molecular_function unknown; INVOLVED IN: biological_process unknown; LOCATED IN: cellular_component unknown; EXPRESSED IN: 23 plant structures; EXPRESSED DURING: 13 growth stages; BEST Arabidopsis thaliana protein match is: CCT motif family protein (TAIR:AT4G27900.2); Has 30201 Blast hits to 17322 proteins in 780 species: Archae - 12; Bacteria - 1396; Metazoa - 17338; Fungi - 3422; Plants - 5037; Viruses - 0; Other Eukaryotes - 2996 (source: NCBI BLink).) codes for the protein MYQDSGLMLRYMQNCPPDIQQFEDLFKSYKLSDEMNNTFVESSNISEYDIGEESDLFRAPDPILEEPILTVDPLSAALTMISCGEDTSQGLCELPDLGSLQSGQQLLDKAFYECEQDLMMKSAMESPFSDVLDIKNISVVTTINENQDMQKSVSSGNLSSMDWSHAQQETVMIQNFPDFDFGYGMRRAFSEGDIQVWQNIDVKLC
- a CDS encoding CCT motif family protein, with translation MISCGEDTSQGLCELPDLGSLQSGQQLLDKAFYECEQDLMMKSAMESPFSDVLDIKNISVVTTINENQDMQKSVSSGNLSSMDWSHAQQETVMIQNFPDFDFGYGMRRAFSEGDIQKLGAGLVQSPLDRIIVSCTSEDRREKLSRYKNKKSRRNFGRKIKYACRKALADSQPRVRGRFAKTEERK